From Mesorhizobium sp. Pch-S:
AGGATCGCCTCGGCCCCTTGCGCCGCCACGAACGCCTTCATCGCCTCGATCTCGGCATCGGTGTCGGAGACGAAGTGGTTGATGGCAACCACCGCCGGCACGCCGAACTGCTTCACGTTCTCGATGTGACGACCGAGATTGGCGCAGCCTTTCTTCACCGCCTCGATGTTCTCCTGGCCGAGGTCTTCCTTCTTCACCCCGCCATTCATCTTCATGGCGCGCACGGTGGCGACGATGACGGCAGCGGCCGGCTTCAGGCCAGCCTTGCGGCATTTGATGTCGAAGAACTTCTCGGCACCGAGATCGGCACCGAAGCCGGCTTCGGTCACGACATAGTCGGCGAGCTTGAGCGCGGTGGTGGTGGCGACCACCGAGTTGCAGCCATGGGCGATGTTGGCGAAGGGGCCGCCATGCACGAAGGCAGGGTTGTTCTCCAGCGTCTGCACCAGGTTCGGCTGGATGGCATCCTTCAACAGCACCGCCATGGCGCCGTCGGCCTTGAGGTCACGGGCATAGACCGGGGTCTTGTCGCGGCGATAGGCGACGATGATGTCGCCGAGGCGCTTTTCGAGATCCTTCAGGTCGGTGGCAAGGCACAGGATCGCCATCACCTCGGAGGCGACGGTGATGTCAAAGCCGGCCTCGCGCGGGAAACCGTTGGCGACACCGCCGAGCGAGACGATGATCTGGCGCAGCGCGCGGTCGTTCATGTCCATGACGCGGCGCCAGGCGACGCGACGGATGTCGATGCCGAGTTCATTGCCCCAGTAGATGTGGTTGTCGATGAGGGCCGACAGAAGGTTGTGGGCGGTGGTGATGGCGTGGAAGTCGCCGGTGAAGTGC
This genomic window contains:
- a CDS encoding formate--tetrahydrofolate ligase gives rise to the protein MADYKSDIEIARSAKKQPIQAIGEKIGIPSEHLLPYGHDKAKVSAEFIKSVKGNKDGKLILVTAINPTPAGEGKTTTTVGLGDGLNRIGKKAVVCIREASLGPNFGVKGGAAGGGYAQVVPMEDMNLHFTGDFHAITTAHNLLSALIDNHIYWGNELGIDIRRVAWRRVMDMNDRALRQIIVSLGGVANGFPREAGFDITVASEVMAILCLATDLKDLEKRLGDIIVAYRRDKTPVYARDLKADGAMAVLLKDAIQPNLVQTLENNPAFVHGGPFANIAHGCNSVVATTTALKLADYVVTEAGFGADLGAEKFFDIKCRKAGLKPAAAVIVATVRAMKMNGGVKKEDLGQENIEAVKKGCANLGRHIENVKQFGVPAVVAINHFVSDTDAEIEAMKAFVAAQGAEAILCKHWAQGSAGIEELAHKVVEIAESGASQFSPLYPDDMPLFEKINTIVKRIYRGDEAIADKAIRDQLHQWEQAGYGNLPVCMAKTQYSFSTDPNLRGAPTGHTVPVREVRLAAGAGFVVIICGEVMTMPGLPSKPSSEKIFLNDQGQIEGLF